In Panicum virgatum strain AP13 chromosome 4N, P.virgatum_v5, whole genome shotgun sequence, a single window of DNA contains:
- the LOC120670157 gene encoding 40S ribosomal protein S30-like, whose protein sequence is MGKVHGSLARAGKVRGQTPKVAKQDKKKKPRGRAYKRMQYNRRFVTAVVGFGKKRGPNSSEK, encoded by the exons ATGG GAAAGGTGCACGGATCGCTGGCGCGCGCGGGAAAGGTGCGCGGACAGACGCCCAAGGTGGCGAAgcaggacaagaagaagaagccccGGGGCCGCGCCTACAAGCGCATGCAGTACAACCGCCGCTTCGTCACCGCCGTCGTCGGCTTCGGCAAGAAGCGCGGACCCAACTCCTCCGAGAAGTAG
- the LOC120670507 gene encoding serine/threonine protein phosphatase 2A 55 kDa regulatory subunit B alpha isoform-like, translated as MDPPSPGDQGEASQPLDWRFAQVFGERAAGEDVQEVDIISAIEFDKSGDHLATGDKGGRVVLFERTDVRDNASRRELERQDVPVTRHPEFRYKTEFQSHEPEFDYLKSLEIEEKINKIKWCQTSNNALSLLSTNDKTIKYWKVQDKKVKRVSVMNLDTSQSLGSSTAIASTSSSKTPLPNGGCSDKFNCLNTNISFPPGGCPSLRLPVVTSLEASPVARCRRVYAHAHDYHINSISNNSDGETFISADDLRINLWNLEINSQSFNIVDVKPTNMEDLTEVITCAEFHPIHCNTLAYSSSKGSIRLIDLRQSALCDNHSKIFEEHEAPGSRSFAEIIVSISDIKFSRDGRYILSRDYMTLKLWDLNMDSGPVSTFQVHEHLRPKLCDLYENDSIFDKFECCLSGDGLRVATGSYGNIFRVFGCTPGSVEATTLEASRNPMRRQIANPTRPTRTLTSFTRGVRRGGENQGVDANGNSLDFSTKLLHLAWHPTENSIACAAANSLYMYYA; from the exons ATGGATCCCCCGAGCCCCGGCGACCAGGGCGAGGCGTCGCAGCCGCTGGACTGGCGGTTCGCGCAGGTCTtcggcgagcgcgccgccggcgaggacgtCCAGGAAG TTGACATTATCTCTGCAATCGAGTTTGATAAGTCTGGTGATCATCTTGCCACCGGAGATAAAGGAGGCAGAGTCGTATTGTTTGAAAGGACAGATGTTCGGGAT AATGCAAGCCGGAGAGAACTAGAGAGACAGGATGTTCCGGTTACTAGACACCCAGAATTCCGCTACAAAACCGAGTTCCAGAGTCATGAACCTGAG TTTGACTACCTAAAAAGTCTGGAAATAGAGGAAAAGATCAACAAGATCAAGTGGTGCCAGACATCCAACAATGCTCTCTCCCTTTTGTCTACAAATGATAAGACAATCAAATACTGGAAG GTGCAAGACAAAAAAGTAAAGCGAGTTTCTGTCATGAATTTGGACACTTCTCAAAGTTTAGGAAGTAGTACTGCTATTGCAAGTACGAGTAGTTCTAAGACACCTCTTCCAAATGGTGGTTGCTCAGATAAGTTCAATTGCCTGAACACTAATATCTCATTTCCACCTGGAGGTTGCCCATCACTGCGTTTGCCTGTG GTTACAAGTCTAGAGGCAAGCCCTGTTGCTAGATGTCGACGTGTATATGCTCATGCTCATGACTACCATATAAATTCTATCTCTAATAATAG TGATGGGGAGACATTCATTTCAGCAGATGATCTGCGAATAAATTTATGGAACCTGGAAATAAATAGCCAAAGCTTTAACATTGTTGACGTGAAGCCTACAAACATGGAAGATCTAACAG AGGTGATTACATGTGCGGAGTTCCACCCAATCCATTGTAATACACTGGCCTATAGTAGCTCAAAGGGCTCCATCCGACTTATTGATCTACGACAATCAGCACTATGCGACAACCATTCCAAGAT ATTTGAAGAACATGAAGCACCTGGATCAAGATCCTTTGCAGAGATTATTGTGTCAATTTCCGACATTAAGTTTTCAAGAGATGGAAGATATATTCTTAGTCGTGATTATATGACTCTCAAG CTATGGGATCTAAACATGGACTCGGGCCCTGTTTCAACCTTCCAAGTCCATGAACATTTAAGACCTAAG CTTTGTGATCTGTATGAGAATGACTCGATTTTCGATAAGTTTGAGTGCTGTCTTAGTGGGGATGGACTTCGTGTTGCAACTGGTTCTTATGG CAACATATTTCGTGTTTTTGGTTGTACTCCTGGAAGCGTAGAGGCAACCACTTTGGAAGCAAGTAGGAATCCGATGAG GCGTCAGATTGCAAATCCGACAAGGCCCACAAGGACACTGACTTCTTTTACCCGTGGTGTTCGGAGAG GTGGAGAAAACCAAGGTGTTGATGCCAATGGAAATTCGCTTGACTTCTCAACAAAGTTGCTCCATCTCGCATGGCACCCAACTGAGAATTCCATCGCATGTGCTGCTGCAAATAGCTTGTATATGTATTATGCGTAG